From Saccharibacillus brassicae:
TCCGGCAGTTCATCGGAGCGCTGTTCGCGCAGCTGACGCAGGCGCAGCGGCAGCGGCAGAGCCGGGAGATGGAGCGGCTCAACCGGGAGCTGGAACGCGAGAAGCGCAATCTGAGCGACCAGCGCGATTCGACGCAGCAGGTCGTCGATTCGATCCACGAAGCGCTGATCGTCTGCAGCCCGGGCGGCGAGATTCTCATGTGCAACCGGATCACCGGCGAACTGCTGGACCCGATCTTCCGTACGGGCCGGAATTTTGCCGACACGATGGACGAGATGAACGAGAAGCTCGGCATCGGGGGCGATGGCGGCGAACGGATTCGCGGCGTGCTGGAATCGGGGCTGGACGGCGGCCGGGCGCGGTATGCGTTCGAGCCGCCTGGACGCCCGGCGAAGTATTTCGAAGTGTACGTGCAGCGGATCGAAGACGCGGTCTGGGGCGACGTCCGCCTGTTCGTGTTCCGCGACCGGACGGAAGAAGAAGAGACGAACCGGCTGCGCGACGAGTTCGTCAGCGTCGTGTCGCACGAGCTGCGCACGCCGCTCGCCAGCATCCTCGGCTTTGCCGAGATTATGCTGAACCGCAGCGTCAAGCCGGAGAAGGCGCAGAAATACCTGAGCACGATCCACGGGGAAGCGAAGCGGCTGTCCGGGCTGATCGGGGATTTCCTCGATTTGCAGCGGATCGAAGCCGGCAAGCAGACTTACCGCACGCTGCCGCTTGACCTGAGAACGGTGACGGAAGACGTCGCCGCGCAGTGGGACGGCCGCGCAGGACATGCCGTACGCCTGTCCCTGCCGGAAGGACCGTGCGCGGTGCGCAGCGACGCCGACCGGTTGAAGCAGGTGCTGCACAACCTGCTGAGCAACGCGATCAAATATTCGCCGGGCGCCTCCTTCGTCGACTGTTCCATCCGGCTCGGAAGTCCGTCCCAAGCGGACGGTTCGCCGGAAGGAGACGGCCGCTGGATTGTCGAGATCCGCGATTACGGCCTCGGCATTCCGGACGAAGCGAAGCCCAAGCTGTTCGGCAAGTTCTACCGCGTGGACAATTCCGATCGCCGTCAGATCGGCGGGACGGGGCTCGGCCTCGCGATCGTCAAGGAGATGGTCGAAGGCTTGGGCGGCGAGATCGGCTTCGATTCCACGCTCGGCGAAGGCAGCGCGTTCCGCTTCTCGCTTCCGGCGCTGGCCTTGGCGCAGACCGCCGGCACCGTGCTCATTCTGGAAGACGACGAAGGTCTCGGCCGCCTGATCGAAGAAGCGTTCCTCGGCGAAGGCCGCCGGGTCTCCCGTTTCTCCGAAGCGGAGACGGCGCTGCTCGCCCTGGAGCAAGGTCGCGCCGAAGGGGTGCCGGACCTGTGCGTAGTCGATCTCGTATTGGCCGGCGAACTGGGCGGATGGGACTTTATCCGCCGGCTTGCCGCCGACGGGGAACTGCGCCGCGTGCCGATCGCGATCTCGTCCGCGCTCGATCCGCCGGACGGGTACGCGGAATCGGAGAGCGAGAAGTATCTGCGCAAGCCGTTCACCGTCAAAGAGCTGCTCGCGCTCGGACAGCGGCTGACGGGAGCGGGCCGCGATGCCGGTTCGCTCGCGCTGCCGCTGCCGAGCGAGCCGATGGCGCGTGCTTCGCTCGAACATCACGGATTGGACGTACGGAAGATCGAAGTGGAATCGGACTTTGCGATCGTGGAGATCCGGCCGGATGAAGGAGGGGAACGGCATGAATAAATACATGAATAAATATCAGAAGTTGTTTGTCGGTCAAATGGAAGAGAATCTGGGCCGGATGTTGGCCCCCGACGCCCGCACGGACGAACGATCCGTCTATCGGCTGCTGCATTCGATCAAGGGTACGTCGGGCACGATCGGGCTGCAGGCCTGGTACGAGTCGGCGCTGCGGCTGCTGGAACGGTTCCGCGAAGACGGCGAGCGGACGTTCGGCGGAGCCGAGCTGTCCGCCGAGCTGGCCGAATTGTCCGCCCTGCTGGACGCGGCGCTGGAGACGGAGCCTCCGGCCCGGCCTTACCCGCCGCTGCCGGAAGCTCCGGGCGCCGGCGCACATTCCGGCGCAAGTGCCGGCGGAGGTGGCGGTGCAAACGGCGGTGCAAGTGCCGATGCAAGTGCCGGAGACCGGCCCGGCGCGGCCGCCGGTTCCGGTACCGGCGAAGAGGACGCCCGAGCCGCCCGCGAAGCGGCGGAGAGAACCGCCGCGGCCGCAAACGGGCCGCAGGCCGGCGCTCCGGCCGGGTCGGCCCCGAATGCGGGAGCGCATTCGGGACCGGCACCGGAGGCCGGGCCGGAAGCGGGCGCAGCCCCGGAGACGCCGTCTCCGGAAGCTTCGCCGCCCGGCGGCAAGATCCGCGGACTGGCCGCCAGCCTGCGCGAGCGGCTGGGCCGGCGCACGGAACAGCCGGACGAAGCGGCTCAAGCGGCAGCCGATCCGGGCGACGCCGCCGGACAACGCAAACCGTCCACCTACGAAGCGGGGTCTTCCGATCGCGAAGCATCGTCGGCCTTACCGTCATCGGATTTTCCGCCTTCTGCCGTTTTGCCATCGACCGTTTCGCCGTCAGCTCTGCCGCCTTCTGCCGTTTTGCCATCGACCGTTTCGCCGTCGGCTCTGCCGCCTTCTGCCGGTCCGCAATCGGCCGGTCCTCCGTCCGCCTCATCGCCGGCCCTTCCGCCATCCGCCATGCCATCGCCCGCCGCCGCATCCGCCGGCGGCAGCTTCGGCACCCTGCCGGAATCGTCGGAAGGCACCGTGCTGCTGCTCGACGACGATCTGGGGCTGCTCGCCCTGCTCAAAGACGTGCTGGAAGAGCGGGGCTTCACCGTGTTCGCGACGCCGCGCTTCGACAAGGCGGTGGAATGGTTCTACGAGATGCGGCCGGACTGCGCCGTGCTGGACGTGCTGCTGCCCGGACAATCCGGTTTCGAGCTGATCGGGCGGCTGCGCGAACTGTGCGATCGGTACATGATTCCGATCGTGCTCATGACGGCCAAGAGCGACGACGAGACGCGTCTGCGGGCTTATGAAGAAGGCGCGGACGATTTCCTGACCAAGCCGATGAATCCGGAAGAATTCGTCGTGCGCATCCGGCGCCTGACCCGCCGCCGCCGGCGGATTACCGGGCAGCTGCTGCTCGATCAGACGACCGGCGCCTACGGCATGCCGTTTCTGGAGCGCGAATTGACGCGGCAGATCGGCCTGCTCGAACCGGGCGGCGAGCCGCTTGCGCTGGCGGCGGTAGAACTCGAAGGGCTGCGCCGCTTCAACGAGCGGACCGGCTACCGGGAAGGCGACCGGCTGCTGCGCGCGTTCTCCGACGCGGTGCGCCGGCAGCTTCGCCCGCGCGACGTGTGGGCGAGAGACCGCTCGAACCGTTTCTACCTGCTGCAGCCGGGTCTCGAAGCCGGGCGGAGCGCCGAGTTCCTGCGGGAGATTCTGCAGGCCGATCGGCTCGGGCCGCTCGGGTTCGACGAGAGCGAAGCGATCTGCGGCGTAGTGGACGTCGGAGCCGACGATACGCAGCAGGAAGCGCTGTCCGGCGCGCTTCGGGCGCTTGAGACGTCGGCGGAGCGTTCCGGCTTGCCGCGGGGGCAGGAAGGATCGGCGGGAACGGCGGCTTCGCGCCAGCTGAGGCTGGCACTGATCGACGACGATCCGCTGATCCGCACCATTCTGGAACGCCAGCTCCAGAGCCTGGAAGAAGAATACCCGATCGATATTCGCTCTTTCGCCGACGGCGAAGAATTCCTGAGCGATCCCTGGCATGCCGAAGGGTCCCGCTACCTGCTCGTGCTGGACCGGATGATGCCCCGGATGAACGGCATGGAAGTGCTGGCCCGGCTGCGCAGCGGCGATTACGCGCCGGTCTACACCGTGCTCATGCTGACCGGCGTCGGCGACGAGCGCGGCATCGCGGAAGCGATCCGGGCCGGCACGGACGATTACATGACGAAGCCGTTCAGCATGGTCGAACTGGAAGCGCGAGTGCGCCGGCTGATCGGGAAGGTAGGGATGCCTTCATGATCGATTCCGTCGTTCTGCGCGCGATCTGGATCGCCAGCGCCGCGATCGTGTTCGTCATCCTGCTGATCCTGCTGTATCTGATCGAACGCAAATTTCTGCGCGCCCGCCACCGCGCGCAGGTGGAAGAAGCAATCGGGCAGCTGTCTTCGCCCGATTCGCCGCTCGGCGAATATTTGCGCAGCGGGGAGCGGACGCGCAGCCTGTACGCGTCCGGCGCCGGGCTGCGCCGGGAAGCGCTGGAAGAAGCGCTGCTGGACCGGCTCGCCGTCAGCGCCTCGGAATCGGAACGCGAGCGGATCTATGTCTTCGCGGCCGATTATTTTGCCGAAGAATACGCCCATCTGCTGACGCGCAGACGCTGGAGCGACCGCATGAACGCCCTGCTGCATATCGAGAAGTTCCGCATCCGGGAGCTGAAGGACAGCCTGCTGCGCCGTCTGGGCGAACTCGGCCCGGGAGCCGAAGCGGACGACGAACGGTTCCTGATCGTCCGCTCGCTGTCTTCGCTTCAACTGGAAGAGACGTTCGACCATCTGCAGCTGGCCGCCGACCGGTTCTCCGAGCTGCAGCTGCTGCAGGTGCTGCGTCCGCTGCGCGGAGAGCTGGCCGCCCGGCTGATCGCCGACTTCGACGAACTGCCGATCCGTATCCGCCGCTCGGTGCTCGATACGCTGCGTCTCGGCAATATCCGCACGGCCGAAGTGCTGGCGCTGCTCGAACGCTGCATGGTCTCGGAAGACAACGAGACGCGTATCCGGGCGCTCAAGGCGCTGGCCAATTTCGGCTATATGACGGAGGAAGCGGCCGACCGCCTCGAAGCCCGGATGGCCGGCGGCGAGAACGTCGCCTGGCCGGAGCGGATGATGCAGGCGCGCCTGGCCGGAGCCGTGCGCGAAGAACGTTTCGCCGCGCATCTGGAGCGGCTGATGGCCGACCCGTCCTACGAGGTGCGGCGGGAAGCGGCGGCCGCGCTGTCGGCTTACCGCAGTGGGCTGGAGCGTATTCGCCGCGTGGCGGACGAACATCCGGACCGTTTCGCGAGAGACATGGCCGTAGAGACGCTGGAGAGGAGAGCTTATGAGCGAAACGTGGGTTGAACTTCTGATGCAGGGCCACCGGATATTCGGCTATGCGATCATGGTGTACGTCGGGCTGTCGGCCGCCATCTACATCTTCATGTACGGCTCGGCCGCGCGCAGCCTGTGGCGCGACCGCGACTTGAGCCCGATCCAGTACAGCACCGTACTGGAGACGGAGCTTGTGCCGCCGCTGAGCATCGTCGTGCCGGCTTACAACGAAGACGTCAATATCGTCGGCAGCGTGCGTTCGCTGCTCGGCATCAATTACAAGCAGTTCGAGATCGTCGTCGTCAACGACGGTTCCAAAGACCGCACCGCCGAGATCATGATCGAAGAATTCGACATGACGGAGATCAAGGGCCGCGTGCCGTTTGCCGGGCTGAAGCGCGAGACCAAGCCGATCCGCGGCGTCTACCGCTCGCTCCGCCATCCGAACCTCGTGCTCGTGGACAAGGAGAACGGAGGCAAGGCGGACGCGCTGAACGTCGGCATCAACGTCTCGCGCTATCCGTACTTCGTGTCGCTCGACGGAGACACGGTGCTGGACGCGGACGCTTTTATCAAAGTGGTCAAACCGATCATGGACGCACGTCCCGGTGAAGAGATCATCGCAACCGGCGGCAGCGTCGGCATCGCCAACGGCAGCGTGGTCGACAGCGGGTATCTGGACAGCCGGAACGTGCGATTGTCGGAAAATCCGATCGTCATTATGCAGGTCATCGAATATTTGCGCGGCTTCCTGATGGGACGGATCGGACTGAGCCGGTACAATATGCTGCTGCTCGTCTCGGGCGCGTTCGGCGTGTTCAACAAAAAATGGGTCATCGAAGCCGGCGGCTACGAGACGGGCACGATCGGGGAAGACATGGAGCTGACCGTGCGCCTGCACGCGGAGATTCGAAGGAAAAAAAGCAAGGCGCGCATCGTGTACGTGCCCGAGCCGGTCTGCTGGACAGAAGCGCCGGAGAGCTTTACCATTTTGCGCCGGCAGCGGACCCGCTGGCAGCGAGGACTGTTCGAGAGCATCTGGACGCACAAAAAGATGATCCTCAACCCGCGCTACGGCCGGGTCGGGATGCTGTCGATGCCGATGTTCCTGTTTATCGAGCTGCTCGGCCCGCTGGTCGAACTGTTCGGTTACGCGACGGTCATTTTCGGCTTTTTCCTCGACCGGCTCAATATTCAGGTGTCGCTGTCGCTTGCGCTGATGATGCTGCTGTTCGGCTCGCTCGTCTCGACGGGCGCCGTCTTGTTCGAAGAATGGCGTTTTCACAATTACAACCGGATTCGCGACGTGGTACGCATGTTTCTCTACGCGCTGTCCGAGTCGTTCTGGTACCGTCCGGTGCTGACGATCTGGCGCGCCCAGGGACTGATCCAGGCCATTCGCGGCAAAAAGCACAGCTGGGGCGAGATGACCCGGGTCAACGTGCTCGGCGCAGCCAAAAAGCCGGGCATCGTGCCGGGTCCCGCGGCCGCGCCGCCGAAAAAGAAGGAGTGAGCGGCCAGTGAAAACGAAAAAACCTTTTCCCCGCTTCTGGGCCGGGCTTGCGGCGCTGATGCTGCTTGTGCTGCTGCCCTGGATCGTCTGGGAAGTGAAGCCGGCCCGGACGCTGAATATCGCCGTGCTGGACAAGACGGTCAACGACGACAGCTACCGGGAACACAAAGGCTTGTTCTGGATCTTGAACCAACAGAAATACCGCATGGCGGACGGCAGCAAATATTTGTACGACCGCGACTATTACGGCAGCCAGCTGCCGACCGGCGGCGTGCGGCCGGAAGAGCGTACGCTTGCGGACATGCCGGCCGATACGCAGCTGATCTACGTGGCCGATACGTACGGGCTTGCCGAAGCGCAGGCTGGCCAAGCGGACGAGGGCGAGGACGGCGACGTTCCGGCCAATGCCGGCGGCCGCGCCCCGCAGGGTCAGGCAGGCGGCATGAAGACGCTCGACGTCAACGTGCTGGAAGCGGCCGCGGCGCGGGGGACGATGCTTGCGGCCGAATTCAATTCGGTCGCGGCACCGACGGAAGACGCGGTGCGCGACCGGGCGAGCGCGCTGCTCGGCATGAAATGGACAGGCTGGACCGCCCGTTACTTCCCCGACCTGACGGCGGGCGTCGAAGTGCCGGCCTGGGTGCCGGGCCGCTACCGGGAAGTGACCGGGCGCGACTGGAATTACGCGGGCGCCGGATTTTTGTTCGTGCAGGAAGACGGCGACCTGTTCGTACTGCGCGAAGGCGCGGAGACGGACGGAGGCGCGCGCATCGCCTTTACCGAGGCGGGCCGCGAGCGCTTCGGCATGAGCCCGGAGAACGGCTACAATTACTGGTTCGATATCGTGACGGCGGCGGAAGGCAGCGAAGTGCTGGCGGAGTACGATTTGCGGCTGACCGGCAACGGGCGGGCGCTGCTCGCCGAGCACGGAATCCGCGAGCGCTTCCCGGCGGTACTCCGGCGCGAAGCCGGAGCCGGAGGCGCCGCGGTTGCCGCGGGTGCGACCGCCGCGCCGGCTCCGGGGCAGGTCAGCTATTATTTTGCGGGCGATTACGCCGATCGGGACGGTTATCCGTTCTGGCGCCGCTACGCGGGCTGGCCGGCGTTCAAAAGCTGGTTCACGTTCGACAAGCCGGGCAGCGAAGAAGCGTTCTACTGGGACGTGTACGTGCCGATGATGCGGCAAATTTTGCGCGAAGCGTCCGAGCTGCCGCAGGCGGAGTAAGAACGGCAGCCGAGAAAAAAAGGCATAAACAAGATCAATCGAAGCATGTGGAGCTCTTTCAAGTCATTTATCGATGAATTCAAAATTTTTTCCTCGATATTGGCAAAATAGGGATTCCCAAAAAGGGAAGAGCGATTTATAATGCAGATGTAAGCCCTTTCAACACAACCCTGACTTGGAGTCTTCGCTAACGGCGAAGGCTCTCTTTTTATGGGGAGCGAACGCCGCCGCCGCGCGATTCGTTGCAGAAAACAGGGCGTTTTTTCTAAAAAAATGAATGCGTTCTCTTTAATTTTACGTTTCTTTTGCCCCCGCAGGAGTTACTTACCGGGAGCCAAATGGGTAATAGAGCGGGAGTCTGTGTGACAGAGAACGATTGGGAATGGGAGGAAAATCAATGAAGCATTCATCCGGGGGACCGATCTATGCGTACGAACCGTGGACGGTAACCGAACATACGTTGGATACCGAACAGAATTTGCGCGACGAGACGATTTTCGCCGTGGCCAACGGTCATATCGGCATGCGCGGCAATTTCGAGGAAGGCTATTACGGCCCGCTCGGCACGTCGCTGCGGGGCACTTACATCAACGGATTTTACGAATCGGCTCCGATCGTCTACGGCGAGGAGACGTACGGGTCCGCGCGCGACCGCGAGACGATGCTGAACGTCGCCGACGCCCAGATCATCCGAATCTGGCTGGAAGACGAGCCGGTGCATATGTTCCAGGGCACGCTGTTCGGCTACTGGCGCCAGCTCGACATGAGAAAAGGCACCGTGACCCGTTCGATCCAGTGGCGTTCGCTCGAAGGGCGCGAAGTGGAGATCATCTTCGAACGCATGGCTTCGCTGGACGATCCGCATCTGCTGCTGCTGCGCTGCACGGTCAAGCCGATGAACTTCGAAGGCAAGATCCGCTTCGAATCGGAGATCGACGGCAACGTCGTCAACCAGTCGTCGTCGGGCGATCCGCGTTCGGGTTCTTCGTTCTCGGGTCCCGTGCTGACGACGCTTGAAATGCGCGAAAACCAGACGTATGCCGGCATCATGCAGCGTACGCGGGTAACCGGCTTTCACGTGGCGTGCGCGGCCGAACATAAATTCAGCGGCGGCGAATACGAGCTGGAGACGGATGCGTCGAGCGGCCGGGTCGAGAAGCGCTTTACGGTATCGGCGCAGCCGGGAGACGAATTCGTGCTTGAAAAATACGTGACGTACCATGCTTCGGAAGAGCCGAACACCGGCGACCTGTGGAGAGAAGGCATTCGCCAGCTCGACGAAGCGATGGAGCGGGGCTACGACAACTACGCGGCGATTCAGGAAGGCATTCTCGACGAATTCTGGCTGTCCGCCGATATCGTCGTCGAAGGCGACGACGCGCTGCAGCAGGGACTGCGTTTTAGCGCGTATCACGTGTTCCAATCCGTCGGCCGCGACGGCCGGACCAACATGGCGGCCAAAGGGCTGACCGGCGAAGGCTACGAAGGGCATTATTTCTGGGATACCGAGATGTACGTGTTCCCGTTCTTCCTGCATACCGAACCGGAGATCGCGCGCAAGCTGCTGGATTACCGGTATTACATTTTGCCCGAAGCGCGCAAACGTGCCGAGGAACTGAATTTCAAAGGCGCGCTTTTCCCGTGGCGGACGATCAGCGGCGAAGAGACGTCCGCTTACTTCCCGGCGGGCACGGCGCAACTGCATATCAACGCCGATATCGCCCACGCGATCAAGCTGTATAACGAAGCGGTGGATGATCCGGACTACAAGTACGGCAACGGGCTGGAGATCCTGATCGAGACGAGCCGCTTCTTCGCGGGCTACGGCAGCTTCATTCCGGGACGCGGCTTCTGCATCAACGGAGTCACCGGACCGGACGAGTATACCGCGCTCGTGAACAACAACGCCTATACGAACGTCATGGTACAGGATCAGTTCGAGTATACGGTGCAGCTGCTGGAAGAGATGAAAGAAATGCACGAAGGACGCTGCGAGGAACTGTGCGACCGGCTGCAGGTCACCGACGCGGAGATGGGTTCGTGGCGCAAAATGGCGGCCGAAATGTTCATCTACCGCGATCAGGGCATGATCGGCCAGGACGATTCGTTCCTGCACAAAGCGCCGTGGGATTTCGCCAACACGCCGAAAGAGAAATATCCGCTGCTGCTGCATTATCACCCGATGGACATTTACCGGCATCAAGTGCTGAAGCAGGCCGATCTGGTGCTCGCGTTCCACGTACAGCCCGAACGGTTCACGCTTGCGGAAAAAGCGCGGGGCTATCTGTACTACGAAGGCCTGACGACGCACGATTCGTCGCTGTCGGCCTGCGTACACTCGATGGTCGCGTCCGAGCTCGGCTATATGGATCAGGCGTACGAGTTCTTCATGGAGACGTCGCGCCTTGACCTGGACGACACGCACGGCAACGTCAAAGACGGCATTCATGCCGCGGCGATGGCCGGCAGCCGCCTCGCGATCGTCAACGGCTTCGCCGGCATGAAGCAGGATCTGGACAAGCTGAGTTTCCGTCCGCTGCTGCCGGGGCAGTGGGAACGCTGCAGCTTCTCCGTCAAATGGAAAGGCCGCCGTCTGTACGTCAATGCGACGCAGGAATCGACGACGTACCGTCTGCTCGAAGGCGATCCGATCAAGCTGGAGCATTTCGGCGTCGACGTGAATCTGGAAGAAGAGCTGACGCTGCCGAACCGCGTACTGGGCGCAGTGCTGTTCGATCTGGACGGCGTCATCACCGATACGGCCGAGCTGCATTATCAGGCGTGGAAAGACCTGGCCGACGAGCTGGGCATTCCGTTCGACCGCGAGCATAACGAGAAGCTCAAAGGCGTGGACCGCATGACTTCGCTGAAGCTCATTCTCCAGAACGGAGACCGGACCTATTCGCCGGAAGAGATGGAGAAGCTCGCCCACAGCAAAAACGAACGGTACAAAGAACTGCTGACGACGCTGACACCGGAAGCACTGCTGCCGGGCGTGCGCAAGCTGCTCAAAGCGCTGCGCCGCGACGGTATTCGCACGGCGCTCGCTTCCGCCAGCCGCAACGCCCCGACCGTGCTCGACCGGCTCGGCGTCACCGACCTGTTCGACTACGTCGCGGATGCCGGTGCGGTCGCGCTGCAAAAGCCGGACGCCGAAATCTTCCTGAACGCCGCCGCAGGCGTCGGAGTCCATCCGCTGCGCTGTATCGGGATCGAAGACGCCGAAGCCGGCGTGATCTCGATCCACCGCGCCGGCATGCCGGCCGTGGGCATCGGGACGACAGAGACGCTGCCGGACGCCGACCACCACGTGGACTCGCCGGCCGACCTGACGCCCGCGCTGCTGCGCGAATGGATGAACGAGTTTCCGAAGCGCGACCTGAGAGGGTAAGCGGACGTCTTTTGCCAAGCGGAACGAACCGAACGATATACCGAATCATGAACCGAATATAACGAACCGAGCGGCTTGTGCCGCGAGACCATGCTTTTCTCCTTCCGGGGGGAGAAGCGCGGTTTTTTTTGTTTTATTTTCCCTGTTCGAAAACCGTTTGAGGTCTGTCGGCCGTCTATACGGCATCGGATTCAGTTACCTGCATCATGAAGCGGATGCGCTGCAGGAGGCGTCCTGCAAAGCCTGGATCAAACGCAGATCGCTCAAGGACGAATCGGCCTTCCTGCCGTGGATGACCCGAATTCTGATCAACTGCTGCATGGACGAACTGAGAAGGCGCAAAAGAATCTTTCCTTCGGATCGGGCGGGCGAGGATCGGGCAGCTGAAATGGTCAGTTCGAACCGGATCGATCTGGATCGCATGCTGGCGAAGCTTCCCGCCAAGCACCGGCATGTCGTCATCTTGAAATACGAGCAGGATCTGACGCTGGTCGAGATCGCACGCATCCCGAACGAGCCGGAAGGCACGATCAAGAGCTGGCTGCCCAAAGCGCTCAAGCGGTGAACGGCGAAGCAAACCGGTATTCCGCGGCGACGATAATCCGGGTTACGACGACAGCAAGTGTCTGGCTGTACTGGCGACGGAAGTCAAGATCGGCCCGAATGAAGGCGGGCGGCTTGAGCAGAATCTGGCTGCCGGTCAGACGCTGACCGTGGA
This genomic window contains:
- a CDS encoding sigma-70 family RNA polymerase sigma factor, whose product is MRSVGRLYGIGFSYLHHEADALQEASCKAWIKRRSLKDESAFLPWMTRILINCCMDELRRRKRIFPSDRAGEDRAAEMVSSNRIDLDRMLAKLPAKHRHVVILKYEQDLTLVEIARIPNEPEGTIKSWLPKALKR